AGATTCCGGAATCTCAATTCTCATCTCTCTTCTTGAAGCAAAAACTGTAGATGAAATCACTGAAGAAGCGGATGTGAAAAAGAGCACTGTATATGCTTTCTTGAAAAAAGCCCTGAAAATAAGCCTGATAAAAAAGGATGGGGATCTTTATGCACTCAATGAAAAGCTCTGGGGAGATGTGGCTGACCTTCTAAGGGAAATAAGGGATGTCGAAAGGCTTCTTGATCCGCGAGTGCCCTATAACTCGATAATATACTACAGGGATAGGGGTGAGGTCATCTATTCCAATAAGTATGATAGTGATTCCGGGGAAAAAACAGGGTTCTCGGTTTTTGAAAAAGAGGGGATTAAGATCCTTTTGCCAACAACCTATTACTACTATTCGGAAAAAGAGCCGGAAAAAGAGCTTACAAAAGAAGATATCTTCCGGCATGCGCTTTATGTTGCGGAAAAAGAGCCTTCAGTCAGGCATTTCATATTCCTTGCAATGTTCTATTGTAAGTTTGAGGGAGAATTAAAGGATATTAAGCACGACATCGTTGAAAACCTGAAACTTGTCCTGCAGGGGGAAAGGGTCAAGGGATATCCTTCTTTTGAAGAAATAAAGGAGAAAGCGGAGATTTATGGAATTGAGATAAAGGAAAGGAAGTAACATGATAGAAAGTGTAGAGGAAATTCAGAAGCTTTTTAAGGAAATTGATAACTTCTTGCCCAGAACTCCTGAAACTGAAAAACTTGCAATTTTTGTTATCGGCGGGACCGTACTTCTGGAACAGGGTCTTAAACCTGCAACAAAAGACATAGACCTCGTAGTTCGAAATGGTCATGAGTTTAAGCTATTTGAAAATACTCTCAATATTCTTGGTTTTAAAAATACAAAACCAACTTCTGAATACATCCATTTAAACATTAGTCAGGTCCTTGAGCGAGAAGATTTCAGAATAGATCTTTTTCAGACAAGTGTCTGCGGAAAGTTTTCGGTCACAGATTCGATGATAGAACGAGGCAGAGAATATTTAGTTCTGGACAAACTTGCTGTTTATCTTTGCTCCAATGAAGATGTTTTCCTGTTCAAGACAATGACCGAAAGGAGCGGGGACATTGAAGACTGTATTTCTCTTGCAAAAAGAGGAGTTGAATGGGAAATAATCCTTGACGAACTTAAAAACCAAATAAAATTAAGTGGACAGAATGTATGGATAACGTGGGTTGGAGAAAGACTTGACATACTTGCAGACGAAGGACTCTATATTCCAATACTTGAGGAAGTGGAAAGACTGAGCGAAGAATATTATGAAATGAATTAAGAAAATACGGGAGTTGAACAGAAAGTTAAACAAAAATTTAATTTTTGATTCAGCATTATGTGGAAATGTTCACATACTTTATATACGAATGTGGCCAAAACTCCACATTAACCGAGAAAAATCAGACACATAATAGCAAATAATTTCCAGTAAAATAAGAAATTATTTAAATCATTCGTATTTTAATGGAAAATACTGGTAAAACTGTTTTTGTTAATTTTGTTACAGCAGATTGAATTATTTTTGCATTTTGGGAAAGTCGTCCGCTTCACAACGCTTTCGACCGGTGAGAGCCCTGGTAACTGAAAGCCAAATGAACCCCGGTTTCAAGGCACTTATGCACGAAAATATTGGGGACCTGAAGTTTGAGTTTTTGAATCGGTATCATGTAAATAAAGGTAGGCTGCCGTGAATAATAATATTTATAATCTCATCAAATGTATTCACAGAACTGATGGTAGACAAATTGGCTACAGATAAATACAGTGTGCCTATTGAACACATTTTCCAGATTCACAGATCACCCTGCAAAACCGTCCTTGCAATAACCGGCGGCGGGGCAGAAATTATTGGAGAGCTCCTCCGCCACGGCAGCGGCTCTGCAACTCTACTGGATGCTGTCGTTCCTTACAGCACAGATGCCATGGACCGTTTTCTCGGCAGGAAGCCTGAAAAATACTGCTCTGAAAAAACTGCGAGATTAATGGCAATGGTCGCTTACCAGCGAGCCCTTGGACTGTCTAAAGCAAATGAGTTTGCAGGCCAGGAAATAATAGGGATTGGAGCGACCTGCAAACTAAAAGCAGAAAACGAACGGGAAGGCAGAAAGCACGAAATCCATGTTGCCATCCAGGCAGACTGTAAGACAGGAGTAAGTTCTCTTGAATTGACAGCAGACAGGACAAGGGAAGAGGAAGAAAAGATTGCTGCGCTCCTGATTTTCAATGTACTTGCCCGCCACTGCGTAGTTTCTGAGATAGATTTATCGGACGTGATTGAAACAGGGGAAGGAAAAAATGAAGAGGTTATTGAAAAATATGAGTTTGTCTCCAGGCCTGTTGGAGATCTCCTGAAACAGCGGAAGATTAGTCAGGATAATAATTATGAAACCCTGAGCATGGCAAGAATCAATTTAAAAGAACCAGAAGCCTTCGAAGAACCCGGAGAGCCTGGAGAGCCCGAAAAGATCAGGCTTGTGTTCCCCGGATCTTTTGACCCCTGCCATAGAAATCACATCCTTATGGCAATACTGGCTTCGGAAAAGCTTGGGGAACCCGTCCATTTTGAAATTTCGTTGACAAATGTGGACAAGCCTCCCATAGATTTTATTTCGCTGAACCAGAGGCTTGATTCTTTAAGGATACACAAAAATGAAAACTTTATGGGTGGCATTTGTCTGACGAATGCGCCGCTTTTCCTTCAGAAAGCGGACCTTTTCCCGGACAGCACCTTTATCATCGGAGCGGATACTTTTAACAGGCTGTTTGACGCGAAATATTATGGAGGCACAGTCAACATACCTGCCATTTTAAAGCATTTTAAGGAGAAGAATATACGTTTCTTGGTATTTCACAGAAAATCAACTGAATTTTGCATCAATCCTGATGTCCCTGAACTTTGCGAGATTGTATCCCTGGATGAATACGAAGATGATGGAACGTCTTCTACGGAAATCAGAAGGAAATGTGAAAATGTGTAACAGAAAAACTGTATGAAAATCGAGTTTATTCCAGAACCAGAATAGGGTTTATTCCAGCATCCATTTCCAGACAGAGTTAATTATTATTCTTTTATTTTCTCCGTCCTTCCCTTCTATTTCCATAACCTCTTCGTCATCCATGGTAAGGATGAGCCCCTCGTTAAGCCCGAATTCTTCCATGGCTTCCATAAGCCCGAGAACCTCCCTTTCCCTTACTGCAGTACCCCCGAAGCAGAGGCAGACCTGAACTGCAGCCGTAACTTTTTGGCTTTCTTTTTCGGCTATAAGGAAATCACATTCTCTTGTGTTATGGAAATAATAGACCTGCTTTCCCTTTCTGAGAAGCTCAAGGAAGACAAGGTTTTCAAACCTCAGCCCCAGGCTGTCAGGATATCTGGGGAAT
This window of the Methanosarcina mazei S-6 genome carries:
- a CDS encoding nucleotidyl transferase family protein — its product is MVDKLATDKYSVPIEHIFQIHRSPCKTVLAITGGGAEIIGELLRHGSGSATLLDAVVPYSTDAMDRFLGRKPEKYCSEKTARLMAMVAYQRALGLSKANEFAGQEIIGIGATCKLKAENEREGRKHEIHVAIQADCKTGVSSLELTADRTREEEEKIAALLIFNVLARHCVVSEIDLSDVIETGEGKNEEVIEKYEFVSRPVGDLLKQRKISQDNNYETLSMARINLKEPEAFEEPGEPGEPEKIRLVFPGSFDPCHRNHILMAILASEKLGEPVHFEISLTNVDKPPIDFISLNQRLDSLRIHKNENFMGGICLTNAPLFLQKADLFPDSTFIIGADTFNRLFDAKYYGGTVNIPAILKHFKEKNIRFLVFHRKSTEFCINPDVPELCEIVSLDEYEDDGTSSTEIRRKCENV
- a CDS encoding helix-turn-helix domain-containing protein, translating into MQFSRTELQIITELAKGNTSISTVAKALNKSEKHIYRLLQKLEEKDLASISAGKIIPKKSTLMVRLTRVLDSYPNLIPLLADSGISILISLLEAKTVDEITEEADVKKSTVYAFLKKALKISLIKKDGDLYALNEKLWGDVADLLREIRDVERLLDPRVPYNSIIYYRDRGEVIYSNKYDSDSGEKTGFSVFEKEGIKILLPTTYYYYSEKEPEKELTKEDIFRHALYVAEKEPSVRHFIFLAMFYCKFEGELKDIKHDIVENLKLVLQGERVKGYPSFEEIKEKAEIYGIEIKERK
- a CDS encoding DUF6036 family nucleotidyltransferase, with the protein product MIESVEEIQKLFKEIDNFLPRTPETEKLAIFVIGGTVLLEQGLKPATKDIDLVVRNGHEFKLFENTLNILGFKNTKPTSEYIHLNISQVLEREDFRIDLFQTSVCGKFSVTDSMIERGREYLVLDKLAVYLCSNEDVFLFKTMTERSGDIEDCISLAKRGVEWEIILDELKNQIKLSGQNVWITWVGERLDILADEGLYIPILEEVERLSEEYYEMN